Genomic DNA from Rhodothermales bacterium:
GAACTCAAGTGGCGGGACCTCGAGCTGGTGGAGCTTTTTGAGGCGCCCGCCGGCGTCACCTCCTCGCTGGGCGAGCGGCTCTTCGGGACCGTCGTTTCGCGCGACGGCCTCGAATTCACCGGCTTCGTCTGCTGGGATGTCGACGAGGTCCTCACCGAGGATATCCTCGACGGCAACGACGAGGACGGCCGGCGGCGCAAGATCCCCTTCGGCAACATCGAACGCATCCGCCGCAACAGCTCGAGCAGCGCGCTGGTCCGCCTGAACAACGGCGACGAGTTCGTCCTGCGCGGCACGAACGATGTCAACAGCAGCAACAGCGGCATTCTCGTGCTGGATCCTGAACTCGGCCAGGTCGAGCTCGACTGGGACGAATTCGAGGAAGTCATCTTCACTACGCCGGACGCGGCGCCCGACTATGCGTCGTTCGCGCGCATCGCCCCCCTGTCCGGCACGGTGTTTACACGCGATGGCGACCGGTTCGAGGGCCGTCTGCGGTGGGACGACGACGAGTCGGCCACATGGGAATTCCTCGACGGCGAGTTGAGCGACATGCAGTTCGACATCGAGTTCGGAAAAATCCGCTCGATCGAGCGGCTCTCCTCGCGGGAAGCCGAAGTGACGCTGCTCGACGGCCGGCGGTTCGAACTGCGCGGCTCGAACGACGTGGACAGCGACAACGACGGCATCTTCATCATCGACGACGCCGGCGACGAAGTGCGCCTCTCCTGGCAGGACTTCGAACGGGTCGTGTTCGACAAACCCTGAGGCCAGAGCCCACGCGCTCAGGACAGCAGCTGCTTCAGTTCGACCAGCTTGAGCAGCGCTTCGACGGGCGTGAGCCGGTCGGGATCCATCCGGCGAACGGCATCCGCGACGCGCTGCGCCTGCGGATCCTGCATCTCGAACAGCGAGAGCTGAAGCCGATCGTCGGCCTGCGGGGCGATTGCCTTGATGGCCGGCGGGCCGGCGACGCTCCCATCTCCCGCCCCCACTTCCAACCGCTGGCTTTCCAGCTGCTGAAGGATCTCCTGCGCCCTCCGGATGACGGCGTCCGGCAGGCCGGCCATCCGCGCCACCTCGATCCCGTAGGAATGGTCCGCCCCGCCCGGAATCAGCTTGTGGAGGAAGATGACCTTACCGTCATGCTCCTTGACCTGCACGCGCATGTTCACGATGCGGTCGTACCGCCCCGCCAGTTCGTTGAGTTCGTGGTAGTGGGTGGCGAATAACGTTCGCGCGGCGACGGCGTCGTTTTGATGGAGGAATTCGACCAGCGACCAGGCGATGGAAAGGCCGTCGAAGGTGCTGGTCCCCCGCCCCAGCTCGTCCAGCAGAATCAGCGATGCCGGCGACGCATTGTTGAGGATATTCGCCGCCTCGTTCATTTCGACGAGGAACGTGCTCTCCCCCGAGGCGAGGTTGTCCGAAGCCCCTACCCGCGTGAAGATGCGGTCGACGACGCCGATGCGGGCACGCCGGGCCGGCACGAAGCATCCCACCTGGGCCAGGAGGACGATGAGCCCGACCTGCCGGAGGATGACGCTTTTGCCCGCCATGTTCGGTCCGGTAATGATCAGGATCTGATGCGTTTCCGGATCGAGCGCCACGCTGTTGGCGATGAAGGGCTGCCCCGCCGGCAGCAGGCGTTCGACCACCGGGTGCCGCCCCTCCTCGATGTCGAGCCGGCGAGACGCATCGATCTCGGGCATGACGTAGCGGTTCTTCACCGCCGTTTCCGCAAACGATGCCAGACAATCCAGCTGCGACAGGCTATCGGCGTTGCGCTGGAAGACCGGCACGAACTCCGCGACGCGCTGGCGCAGGTCGTGGTACAGACTGGATTCGATCGAAAGCATCCGTTCTTCCGACGTCAGGATCTTCTCTTCGTATTCCTTGAGCGCCGGCGTGATATACCGCTCGGCATTCACGAGGGTCTGCTTCCGGATGTAGTCGTCGGGCACCTTGTCCCGGTGCGCGTGGGTGATTTCGATATAGTACCCGAACACCTTGTTGAAGCCGACCTTGAGCGACGGGATCCCGGTGCGTACGGACTCCTCTTTCTGCATCCGGGCCACCCAGTCCTTCCCGGAGCGCGTCAGGGCGCGCAGTTCGTCCAGCTCCGCGTTGTAGCCAGGCCGGAACACGCCACCGTCGGCCAGCGTCGCCGGCGGTTCATCCACGATGGCTTCCCGGATGAGCGTGGCCACCTCGGGGCAGGGATCGAGTTTTCCGGCCAGCTCGGCGAT
This window encodes:
- the mutS gene encoding DNA mismatch repair protein MutS; this encodes MASSTSKKSSAEGTMTPLMRQYYKIKERHADAILLFRMGDFYETFESDAETVSQVLGITLTKRSNGKASEVPLAGFPHHALDNYLPKLVQAGYRVAVCEQLEDPKFARKIVKRDVVEVVTPGVSFHEQLLHPKQANYLAAVHWGTRRVKDDTAGVAYLDATTGEFALTEVPASGLLEYLHMISPAEVLIDKRRQDDIRWLRARDYLVTPQEDWCFGYDFGLETLLRHFKTHSLKGFGVESFELGIVAAGAALYYLNETQKGRLPHISRLIHHASDAYMALDVQTKRNLELVSSMQHGRQEGSLVQILDQTVTPIGARRLRRWLLQPLRKVEAIQHRLHAVRTLVEASRLREQLRAGLRPIGDLERLGARLATGRATPRDMVAVRAALEIVPVLQQLLAGETDPGIAELAGKLDPCPEVATLIREAIVDEPPATLADGGVFRPGYNAELDELRALTRSGKDWVARMQKEESVRTGIPSLKVGFNKVFGYYIEITHAHRDKVPDDYIRKQTLVNAERYITPALKEYEEKILTSEERMLSIESSLYHDLRQRVAEFVPVFQRNADSLSQLDCLASFAETAVKNRYVMPEIDASRRLDIEEGRHPVVERLLPAGQPFIANSVALDPETHQILIITGPNMAGKSVILRQVGLIVLLAQVGCFVPARRARIGVVDRIFTRVGASDNLASGESTFLVEMNEAANILNNASPASLILLDELGRGTSTFDGLSIAWSLVEFLHQNDAVAARTLFATHYHELNELAGRYDRIVNMRVQVKEHDGKVIFLHKLIPGGADHSYGIEVARMAGLPDAVIRRAQEILQQLESQRLEVGAGDGSVAGPPAIKAIAPQADDRLQLSLFEMQDPQAQRVADAVRRMDPDRLTPVEALLKLVELKQLLS